A single region of the Triticum dicoccoides isolate Atlit2015 ecotype Zavitan chromosome 2B, WEW_v2.0, whole genome shotgun sequence genome encodes:
- the LOC119367729 gene encoding glutaredoxin-C9-like, which produces MLRMQQQVEGVVGGGIVAEAEEAAVYERVARMASGNAVVVFSASGCCMCHVVKRLLLGLGVGPTVYELDQMGGAGREIQAALAQLLPPGPGAGHHQQPPVPVVFVGGRLLGGVEKVMACHINGTLVPLLKDAGALWL; this is translated from the coding sequence atgttgaggatgcagCAGCAGGTGGAGGGCGTGGTGGGCGGCGGCATcgtggcggaggcggaggaggcggcggtgtaCGAGAGGGTGGCTCGCATGGCCAGCGGCAACGCGGTGGTCGTCTTCAGCGCCAGCGGCTGCTGCATGTGCCACGTCGTCAAGCGCCTCCTGCTTGGCCTGGGAGTCGGCCCCACCGTGTACGAGTTGGACCAGATGGGCGGCGCCGGGCGGGAGATCCAGGCGGCCCTGGCGCAGCTGCTGCCCCCCGGACCCGGCGCCGGCCACCACCAGCAGCCGCCGGTGCCCGTGGTGTTCGTCGGCGGGAGGCTCCTGGGCGGCGTGGAGAAGGTGATGGCGTGCCACATCAACGGCACGCTCGTCCCGCTCCTCAAGGACGCCGGCGCGCTCTGGCTCTGA